The region CAAATTGTCTGAGTGTCCAGACCGAATAGTCCTGGGAGCGACACTCACGCGACAGCCTCCCGGCATCCTCCGCGTTGGAGGATCACCGTGGGCGAGCCCCAGCAGACACATCCCGACACCGACCTTCCGACCCCTACGGCACCCCGACCCCTGCCCCGGCAGCCCCTGGTGTGGAACCGCGCCAAACGCCTCGCCGCGCTGGCTGACAAGCTGAGGCAGGCGCCGCGCACGACCGAACAACTCGCCGCTCACTTCGGCGTGACCCGGCGCAGCATCCAGCGGGACCTGCTGGCGCTTTCCCAGATGGAGCACCGGGTGACCCGCGACCACCGGGGGGCCTATCACATCCCGCAGGGGGGCCGGGCGCTTGGCCCCGCCGAGGCGCTGGCCGTGTATACCGCCGTGCGGCTGCTGCACCACCACGCGCCCGTGACGAGCGGGCACTACCTCAGCGCCCTGGAAACCATTGCGGGCAACCTGCCGCAGCACCTGCGTCATCTGCTGCACCGCTCGCTGCTGGACACCGGAGCCACCCACGCGACCGACCGCGCCCTCGATTTTGTGGCCGCCGCGTGGACGAACCGGGAAGTTCTGCGCTTCGACTACCGCAAGCCCGGCGGCGAAGTCGAGCGCGGCAATGAGCTGGAGGTCTACTTCGTGGAGATCAGCCGCGACAACCTCGCGCCCTATGTGATCGGGCAGGAGACCCGGCACCGGCAGGCCATCCGCACCTTCAAGGTGAGCCGGATGGAGAATTTTGCCCGGCTGGAGCGGACCTACGACATCCCCGAGGACTTTGACCCCCGTGACTACCTGTCGGACGCCTGGGGCGTGATCGGCGGCAAGAACCCCGTCACGGTGCGGGTGCGCTTCGCCCCGGAAGCGGCCTACCGCGTGCTGGAGGGCGGCTACCCCAACGCCACGCGGGTGGACACCACCCTGATCCACCGTGACGGCAGCGTCGAACTCGACATTCGTGCCGGGGCCGACGCCAGCGGCCTGCCGCGCGAGCTGATTCCATTTCTGCTGGGCTGGGGACCGAGGGTCGAGGTCCTTTCGCCGCCCCACGTCCGCGAACACTGGCTGAATGAGCTGCGGGCTGCCCTGGCCCGGCACGACCCGACCTATCCGGGAGCGCTGCTGGATGCGATGGAGGGGAGGCGGTAGGAGGAGCCTCACCCCCTCACGTACACCAGCCCCTGCTCCGGGTCCAGCCGCACCTGAAGGCCCTGCACCTCGGCCACTCCGCCCGTGAAGACCAGCGGCACGGCGTCGCGTAGCAGCGGGTGCGCCCGCCACCCTCGGTGCTCGCCTCCCAGCGACTGACCCTGCTCGTCCCATTTCGTTAGGCCGAAGCGCACGAGTTCCCAGCGCGAGACGCTTAGGGAACGGCGGTAAATCTGGATGGCTTGGGCGGTGTCGGTCTTGCCCAGGCGGTCAAAGAGGGGAGCGATGTCCGCCTGGGCCCGGTTCCAGAAGGGCGAGCGGCACACCCGCCAGGCGCCGTTGTCGGCCCGCTCCACGGGCACGATCCGCACCCCTTCCTCGCCCAGGCGGGTGCGGGGGCGCTCCGGCTCCTCCCCGGCTGCCAGGGCGGCGGGGTCGTCGTTGAGGCTCTCGCTGTCGGCATCGGGGCGGCGGTGCAGGGGCGTCTGCCAGAAGTCGGCGGGGCGGCCGATGTGGGCGAATAGGCCGGTCGTGGCCTCGTTGCCGCGCCTGGTCTCCAGGTCCGCTTCTGCCGCCGCGAGTTGCCCACCCTGCTCCGGGGTCAGCTCTGGCGCGGCGAAGTCGGGGGCATAGACCTCCTGCACCAGCGCGTCCAGATCGTCGGGGAGGGTCAGCCCGGCGTCCAGGCGCCGCCGCAGCGACAGCCACGAGCGGTAGAGCAGGGCGGGGGCGTAGACGCGGCTCCAGAACTCGCGCTCCATGCTCGCGTCGGGCCACCCGTCCAACCCGGAGACGTACAGCACGGCGTCGTCGTGGCCGTGCCGTTTACCTTCATTGGCCGCGTGGCGGTGCAGCCGCCCGGCCCGTTGCAGCACGAGGTCGGCGGGGGCGAGGTCGGTCAGCATCACGTCCGCGTCGAAGTCGAGGCTCTGCTCGGCCACCTGGGTGGCGATCAGGATGAACCGCTCCGGGCGCTTGCCGCCTTTGCCCAGATAGCGCAGCACCCGCTCCTCGCGTTCCAGCCGCTCGTCCGCCGGGTAGCGGGCGTGGTAGAGCAGCACGCTGACGGCCCGTGGGTCCTTGCCGCCGCCCCTGGTGCAGGTCCGGGCAGTCACGCCCCGCGCCCCCAGCTCGGCCAGCACCCGCGCCTGCACCGCCTGCGCCCGCGCTACCGTGTTCACGATCACCGCCACGCACCCGCCGCCTACCGCGAGGTCCACCGCTTGCCGGGCCACCTCCTCCGCCGCGCTGCCCAGAGGCTGCAGGGTGACGTGCTGGCGCGGACGGCTGGCGTGGCCGTCCTCGTCGTGGTCGGGGATGGTCAGGGTGCGGACCTCCCCCTGCGCCGGGGCGACGGTCAGGCGAGGGTAGGCCACCGTGGGCGCGTCCTCCACGCCCCAGGCCCGCAGCAGGGCGCGGCGGCCCGACTCGGGGAGGGTGGCGCTCATGATGACCACGCTGGACCCCAGCGCCCGCAGCCACGCGACGAGGGCGGCGATCAGCTCGGAGGTGTAGGTGTCGTAGGCGTGGACCTCGTCTAGCACGACGACCCGGTTGCCCAGGCCCCACAGCCGCACGAACTGGTGCGAGACGCCCAGCACCCCCAGCAGCGCCTGATCCACCGTGCCCACCCCGTACTCGGAGAGCAGCGCCCGCTTGCGGTTCGTGAACCATTCCTCGGCGCGGACGCCGTAGCCGCCCGCCTCGGCGGGGTCGCGCTCGGCGTTGCGGGTGCGCTGGACGGTCGCCTGGAAGTTCTCGTTCAGCAGCGTGCCACCATGCGTGAGTTGCAGGTCGGGCGGCGTCTCGCGGCCCTGTGCGGCCAGGAACTCCGCGAAGCGCTCATACATCGCGTTCCCGGTCGCCTGGGTCGGCAGCGCCACGTACATGCCCCGGTGCCCCGCCGCCCGCTGAAGCTGGAGGTGCGCGTAAAAGGCCGCCTCCGTCTTGCCCTCGCCCATCGGGGCCTCCACCAGCACGAGGGCCGGGCCACTCACCGCTTCCAGGGCCTGCGCCAGCGCCGTCTGGAGGGGACGGGGCTGGAAAACCTTGTCCTTCACCACGTAACGGAAGACTTTCGGGATGGGAGGCAACTCCTCCCGCAGCGGGGCGAACACGGGCCAGCGAATCTCCGAGAGTGTTCGCCGTGCCCGTTCCCGCGCCCGCGCGAAGTAGGCCGCCGGGTCGTCATAGGCCGAGAAGTCTGTGACCGTCGGCAGCGGAAAGGAACTGCCCAGCCAGTCCGCGAAACTGGTCAGCCCGGCGAGGCGCATGAAGGCGGCGGGGGTGAGGGTGGGGGCAATGGGCACGGCGTCGTAGCGGGCTCCGGTACCCAGGGTGACGAGGCGCATCAGTTCCCGGCGGACTTTGTGCCACATGGGTTCTTCGCCTGCTTGATCCGCGGACGGGTTGAGTTCATTGGACTCAATACGAAAACCGTGATGGCAAGCAACAGCATCGGCAACTTGCTTTCGGAGCGTCTTGGGCCAGTTCAGCCGTTCAAGACAGAGTGGCAGCCAGACCTGCGTCATAACACCGTGAGGCACAGCTTTGCTTCTGTCCAGATACGGTGAAATGGGGAGCGTTGAGTCCACGTTGCTCTGACCCTCCGGCCACAGCACCTGAAACGCCGGACTCGCCTTTCCCAGATCGTGCAGCGCCACCAGCGCCAGCG is a window of Deinococcus terrestris DNA encoding:
- the cas3 gene encoding CRISPR-associated helicase Cas3' — encoded protein: MSQLHPITAAARTLWAKSAKKNADGSQGACLPVLNHLLDVAACAAEILRLEPPQTRALFEGDLGLEGEQALAWTLALVALHDLGKASPAFQVLWPEGQSNVDSTLPISPYLDRSKAVPHGVMTQVWLPLCLERLNWPKTLRKQVADAVACHHGFRIESNELNPSADQAGEEPMWHKVRRELMRLVTLGTGARYDAVPIAPTLTPAAFMRLAGLTSFADWLGSSFPLPTVTDFSAYDDPAAYFARARERARRTLSEIRWPVFAPLREELPPIPKVFRYVVKDKVFQPRPLQTALAQALEAVSGPALVLVEAPMGEGKTEAAFYAHLQLQRAAGHRGMYVALPTQATGNAMYERFAEFLAAQGRETPPDLQLTHGGTLLNENFQATVQRTRNAERDPAEAGGYGVRAEEWFTNRKRALLSEYGVGTVDQALLGVLGVSHQFVRLWGLGNRVVVLDEVHAYDTYTSELIAALVAWLRALGSSVVIMSATLPESGRRALLRAWGVEDAPTVAYPRLTVAPAQGEVRTLTIPDHDEDGHASRPRQHVTLQPLGSAAEEVARQAVDLAVGGGCVAVIVNTVARAQAVQARVLAELGARGVTARTCTRGGGKDPRAVSVLLYHARYPADERLEREERVLRYLGKGGKRPERFILIATQVAEQSLDFDADVMLTDLAPADLVLQRAGRLHRHAANEGKRHGHDDAVLYVSGLDGWPDASMEREFWSRVYAPALLYRSWLSLRRRLDAGLTLPDDLDALVQEVYAPDFAAPELTPEQGGQLAAAEADLETRRGNEATTGLFAHIGRPADFWQTPLHRRPDADSESLNDDPAALAAGEEPERPRTRLGEEGVRIVPVERADNGAWRVCRSPFWNRAQADIAPLFDRLGKTDTAQAIQIYRRSLSVSRWELVRFGLTKWDEQGQSLGGEHRGWRAHPLLRDAVPLVFTGGVAEVQGLQVRLDPEQGLVYVRG
- a CDS encoding helix-turn-helix transcriptional regulator, encoding MGEPQQTHPDTDLPTPTAPRPLPRQPLVWNRAKRLAALADKLRQAPRTTEQLAAHFGVTRRSIQRDLLALSQMEHRVTRDHRGAYHIPQGGRALGPAEALAVYTAVRLLHHHAPVTSGHYLSALETIAGNLPQHLRHLLHRSLLDTGATHATDRALDFVAAAWTNREVLRFDYRKPGGEVERGNELEVYFVEISRDNLAPYVIGQETRHRQAIRTFKVSRMENFARLERTYDIPEDFDPRDYLSDAWGVIGGKNPVTVRVRFAPEAAYRVLEGGYPNATRVDTTLIHRDGSVELDIRAGADASGLPRELIPFLLGWGPRVEVLSPPHVREHWLNELRAALARHDPTYPGALLDAMEGRR